One Sphaerisporangium krabiense DNA segment encodes these proteins:
- a CDS encoding aminotransferase class IV, with amino-acid sequence MERIEIDGRPATVDDLRHPALRNYGHFTAMQVRDRRVRGLGLHLERLDFATRELFGRELDGEVVRARIRHALAGDVHDASVRVYVFGRDLPTWGEVEPSVMVTVRPPADPPNPPRNVWPAPYQRPAAHIKHVGGFGQEYFLRMAERAGYDEALLVAPDGTIAEGAITNIGFSDGESIVWPEAPMLRGITLALVERGLAEMGIPTRRQVIHLTDLPSLRAAFLTNSRGIMSVQRIGSRRFPVDYPLMKTLQDAYERNPWYLI; translated from the coding sequence GTGGAGCGAATCGAGATCGACGGGCGCCCCGCCACCGTGGACGACCTGCGCCACCCGGCCCTGCGCAACTACGGGCACTTCACGGCCATGCAGGTCCGCGACCGCAGGGTCAGAGGGCTCGGCCTGCACCTGGAACGCCTGGACTTCGCGACCAGAGAGCTGTTCGGCCGCGAACTCGACGGCGAAGTGGTCCGCGCCCGTATCCGGCACGCCCTCGCCGGCGACGTCCACGACGCCTCCGTCCGGGTGTACGTCTTCGGCCGCGACCTGCCCACCTGGGGCGAGGTCGAACCAAGCGTCATGGTCACCGTCCGCCCGCCCGCGGACCCGCCGAACCCGCCGCGCAACGTCTGGCCCGCCCCCTACCAGCGCCCGGCCGCTCACATCAAGCACGTCGGCGGCTTCGGCCAGGAGTACTTCCTGCGCATGGCCGAACGGGCCGGCTACGACGAGGCCCTCCTCGTCGCCCCCGACGGCACCATCGCCGAGGGCGCCATCACCAACATCGGCTTCTCCGACGGCGAGTCCATCGTCTGGCCGGAAGCCCCCATGCTGCGCGGCATCACCCTCGCCCTGGTGGAACGAGGACTCGCCGAGATGGGCATCCCGACCCGCCGCCAAGTCATCCACCTGACGGACCTGCCCTCCCTGCGCGCCGCCTTCCTCACCAACTCCCGCGGCATCATGTCGGTCCAAAGAATCGGCTCCCGCCGCTTCCCCGTCGACTACCCCCTGATGAAAACCCTCCAAGACGCCTACGAACGCAACCCCTGGTACCTGATCTGA
- a CDS encoding HAD-IIA family hydrolase produces the protein MNERKPIECWLSDMDGVLVHEGHPVPGAEEFIRRLRDSGKRFLVLTNNSIYTPRDLSVRLRGVGLEVPPESIWTSALATAKFLGDQRPGGSAYVIGEAGLTTALHEVGYILTDTAPDYVVLGETRTYSFTAITRAIRLIDAGARFIATNPDPIGPSAEGSLPACGAVAAMITKATGVEPYFVGKPNPMMMRSALNAIDGHSETTAMIGDRMDTDIVAGMEAGLHTILVLTGVTSKDQVERYPFRPSQVVDSVADLIDVVE, from the coding sequence GTGAACGAGCGCAAGCCGATCGAATGCTGGCTGTCCGACATGGACGGCGTCCTGGTGCACGAGGGACACCCCGTGCCGGGGGCCGAGGAGTTCATCCGCCGGCTTCGCGATTCGGGCAAACGATTCCTGGTGCTGACGAACAACTCCATCTACACGCCACGCGATCTCTCGGTGCGGCTGCGCGGCGTCGGGCTGGAGGTGCCGCCGGAGTCCATCTGGACCTCCGCGCTGGCGACCGCGAAGTTCCTGGGCGACCAGCGGCCGGGCGGCTCGGCGTACGTGATCGGGGAGGCGGGGCTGACCACCGCCCTGCACGAGGTCGGCTACATCCTCACCGACACCGCTCCCGACTACGTGGTGCTCGGCGAGACCCGCACCTACAGCTTCACGGCGATCACGCGGGCGATCCGGCTGATCGACGCGGGCGCGCGGTTCATCGCGACCAACCCCGACCCGATCGGGCCGTCCGCCGAGGGGTCGCTGCCGGCCTGCGGCGCGGTCGCCGCGATGATCACCAAGGCGACGGGCGTGGAGCCGTACTTCGTGGGCAAGCCGAACCCGATGATGATGCGCAGCGCGCTGAACGCCATCGACGGGCACAGCGAGACCACGGCGATGATCGGCGACCGCATGGACACCGACATCGTGGCGGGCATGGAGGCGGGGCTGCACACGATCCTCGTGCTGACGGGGGTCACGTCCAAGGACCAGGTCGAGCGGTATCCGTTCCGTCCCTCGCAGGTGGTCGACTCCGTGGCCGATCTGATCGACGTGGTGGAGTAG
- the arfB gene encoding alternative ribosome rescue aminoacyl-tRNA hydrolase ArfB, with amino-acid sequence MPGPLLVGGSVVIPDAELAWRFSRSSGPGGQGVNTTDSRVELSFDLAATTALSPPLKARALERLAPRLVEGVLTIAASEYRSQLRNREAARARLAHAIAQAIAPPPKSRRATKPSRRVAERRLAAKRHRSELKRLRRADDA; translated from the coding sequence ATGCCTGGTCCGCTGCTCGTCGGGGGCTCGGTCGTCATTCCGGACGCCGAGCTCGCCTGGCGTTTCTCCCGTTCGTCCGGGCCGGGCGGTCAGGGCGTCAACACCACCGACAGCCGCGTGGAGCTGAGCTTCGACCTCGCGGCCACCACGGCCCTGTCCCCGCCGTTGAAGGCCCGCGCCCTGGAACGGCTCGCCCCGCGGCTCGTCGAGGGCGTGCTCACCATCGCCGCCTCCGAATACCGCTCCCAGCTCCGCAACCGGGAGGCCGCCCGCGCGCGGCTGGCCCACGCGATCGCCCAGGCCATCGCTCCCCCGCCCAAGAGCCGCAGGGCCACCAAGCCGTCCCGCCGCGTGGCCGAGCGCCGCCTCGCCGCCAAGCGGCACCGCTCCGAGCTGAAGCGCCTCCGCCGCGCCGACGACGCCTGA
- a CDS encoding HAD family hydrolase → MKWVLFDYGEVLSQSQPEADRARMVEASGVDPDLFWRGYWEHRLEFDRGTLTPAAYWSEVLGRRVRDAEVELLVRLDIASWTHANEGAVAVLEEVRAAGRRVALLSNAPVCVADGIERLPWITTMNARFYSGHLGLVKPDAEIYLRVAAELSARPSECVFIDDRLVNVSGAESAGMPAIHFRGADALRDGLKAVLDGPGTR, encoded by the coding sequence ATGAAATGGGTGCTCTTCGACTACGGGGAAGTGCTGAGCCAGTCTCAGCCGGAGGCCGACCGCGCGCGCATGGTGGAGGCGTCGGGCGTCGACCCCGACCTCTTCTGGCGGGGGTACTGGGAGCACCGGCTGGAGTTCGACCGCGGCACGCTCACTCCGGCCGCGTACTGGTCGGAGGTCCTCGGCCGCCGGGTGCGCGACGCGGAGGTCGAGCTCCTGGTGCGGCTGGACATCGCGAGCTGGACCCACGCCAACGAGGGCGCCGTCGCCGTCCTGGAGGAGGTCCGCGCGGCCGGCAGGCGCGTGGCCCTGCTGTCCAACGCGCCGGTGTGCGTGGCGGACGGCATCGAACGCCTGCCGTGGATCACCACCATGAACGCCCGCTTCTACAGCGGGCACCTGGGCCTGGTGAAACCCGACGCCGAGATCTACCTGCGGGTGGCCGCCGAGCTGAGCGCCCGCCCGTCCGAGTGCGTGTTCATCGACGACCGCCTCGTGAACGTCTCCGGCGCCGAGTCCGCCGGCATGCCGGCCATCCATTTCCGCGGCGCCGACGCGTTGCGGGACGGTCTCAAGGCGGTCCTGGACGGCCCGGGGACGCGGTAA
- a CDS encoding GlsB/YeaQ/YmgE family stress response membrane protein translates to MQITGIFSAIIVGLVIGVIARLVVPGRQNIPIWLTIVIGIVAALIGTAIADALGAGATRGIHWLELVLQIVLAVIGVIIAASLYGKNRSKVT, encoded by the coding sequence ATGCAGATAACCGGAATCTTCAGCGCGATCATCGTCGGTCTGGTGATCGGCGTGATCGCGCGGCTCGTCGTGCCCGGACGGCAGAACATCCCCATCTGGCTCACGATCGTGATCGGCATCGTGGCCGCGCTCATCGGCACCGCCATCGCCGACGCGCTGGGGGCGGGCGCCACGCGGGGCATCCACTGGCTGGAACTGGTCCTCCAGATCGTCCTCGCCGTCATCGGCGTGATCATCGCGGCCAGCCTGTACGGCAAGAATCGCAGCAAGGTGACCTAG
- a CDS encoding alkaline phosphatase D family protein, producing the protein MEQKPSRRVFLIATAAGAGGLLVPGSAAASGPPPAGSRAASTRAGRLAPDPFTLGIASGDPAPDGFVLWTRLAPDPLAPDGRGGMPSRDAEVGWQVAADEGFRRIARAGTATARPGSAHAVHVEVQGLEPGREYFYRFRAGGHVSETGRTRTAPAASTATGSFTFAAVSCAQYEHGFYTAYRRMAEQHPDLVVHLGDYIYEYSGGVYTAAQGNVRRHVGGKLQTLADYRLRHAQYKTDPDLQLAHRTSPWVVVFDDHEVENNWAGDVPGTQAPDFETRKAAGFQAYYENMPLRASAVARGRHVKISRRVDWGALATFHLLDTRQFRDDQPCGDGMRSGCDERLAQERVMLGEDQMTWLTAGLGASPATWNLIAQQVVVGQRDYHLGPGRELNVDAWDGYPADRDRLLRALSSSNAGNPVVLTGDAHVASASDLTADFEDPDARRVGVELVSTSISSDGDGYHDPARDAALLAENPALKFVNERRGYIMCTAGPDALTADFRTLDFISRKGAPARTAATFTVPAGERTLT; encoded by the coding sequence GTGGAGCAGAAGCCGTCACGAAGAGTATTCCTGATCGCCACCGCGGCGGGGGCCGGAGGACTCCTCGTCCCCGGGTCCGCCGCCGCCTCCGGACCGCCTCCGGCCGGCTCGCGGGCCGCCTCCACACGAGCCGGGCGCCTCGCGCCGGACCCGTTCACGCTCGGCATCGCCTCCGGGGATCCGGCGCCGGACGGCTTCGTCCTGTGGACGCGGCTCGCCCCCGACCCGCTGGCCCCGGACGGCCGCGGCGGCATGCCGTCCCGCGACGCCGAGGTCGGCTGGCAGGTGGCGGCCGACGAGGGCTTCCGCCGGATCGCGCGCGCCGGGACCGCGACCGCGCGGCCGGGCTCGGCGCACGCCGTGCACGTCGAGGTGCAGGGGCTGGAGCCCGGGCGCGAGTACTTCTACCGCTTCCGCGCCGGCGGCCACGTGTCGGAGACCGGGCGCACCCGCACCGCGCCGGCCGCGTCCACGGCGACCGGCTCGTTCACGTTCGCGGCCGTCTCCTGCGCCCAGTACGAGCACGGGTTCTACACCGCCTACCGCCGGATGGCCGAGCAGCACCCCGACCTGGTGGTCCACCTCGGCGACTACATCTACGAGTACTCCGGCGGCGTCTACACCGCCGCGCAGGGCAACGTGCGCCGCCACGTGGGCGGCAAGCTGCAGACGCTCGCCGACTACCGCCTGCGGCACGCCCAGTACAAGACCGACCCCGACCTCCAGCTCGCGCACCGCACCAGCCCGTGGGTGGTCGTCTTCGACGACCACGAGGTGGAGAACAACTGGGCGGGCGACGTGCCCGGCACGCAGGCCCCGGACTTCGAGACGCGCAAGGCGGCGGGCTTCCAGGCGTACTACGAGAACATGCCGCTGCGCGCCTCGGCCGTCGCGCGCGGACGGCACGTGAAGATCAGCCGCCGCGTGGACTGGGGCGCGCTGGCCACGTTCCACCTGCTGGACACCCGCCAGTTCCGCGACGACCAGCCGTGCGGCGACGGCATGCGCTCCGGCTGCGACGAGCGGCTCGCCCAGGAGCGGGTCATGCTCGGCGAGGACCAGATGACGTGGCTCACCGCCGGCCTCGGGGCCTCGCCCGCCACCTGGAACCTGATCGCGCAGCAGGTCGTCGTGGGCCAGCGCGACTACCACCTCGGCCCGGGCCGCGAGCTCAACGTCGACGCCTGGGACGGCTACCCCGCCGACCGCGACCGCCTGCTGCGCGCCCTGAGCTCCTCGAACGCCGGCAACCCCGTGGTGCTCACCGGCGACGCCCACGTGGCCTCCGCCTCCGACCTCACGGCCGACTTCGAGGACCCCGATGCCCGGCGGGTCGGCGTGGAGCTGGTCAGCACCTCCATCTCCAGCGACGGCGACGGGTACCACGACCCGGCCAGGGACGCGGCGCTGCTGGCGGAGAACCCGGCGCTGAAGTTCGTCAACGAGCGCCGCGGCTACATCATGTGCACCGCGGGCCCCGACGCGCTCACCGCCGACTTCAGGACGCTGGACTTCATCAGCCGCAAGGGCGCCCCGGCCAGGACCGCCGCCACCTTCACCGTCCCCGCCGGCGAGCGCACCCTCACCTGA
- a CDS encoding FG-GAP-like repeat-containing protein: protein MTPWRALRVLAATSLAPGLLTALPAHALAAVPSKALAAACAGPYLAVAAPYDTVDGQARAGTVTLYRGGKKAAVLAQGTAGLGDAPERGDAFGAAVASGDFDGDGCADLAIGASEEFAGTPVPDGADGNGVVHLLRGTARGLVADGTLDVTRLGRSRDTDRFGAALTAADLDGDGDDELIVGVPGLEEGGGVGLFGLGGRPVRGKGTLLTEATPWIAQEHTETDLFGAAVAAGDFDGDGRAELAIGAPGANVGTTSGVGAVTIADPRRRQAGVYTQNSPGMPGEAEKWDNLGAALASGDFDADGRDDLAIGVPGEGLDAYQDGPMYGNGAVHVLYGTADGLTAAGSEFWSRKTKGISGKSLSTDRLGSALAAGDLNGDGDAELAVGLPGAGEVLVLAGTRTGGLTADHHVVVGGRDRRPGDLFGSSVAITGSGLVVGAPGAGRVTVIPTRVRKGSYTGLRTSDARALTGAAGGLFGFAVSS from the coding sequence ATGACCCCCTGGCGCGCGCTGCGCGTCCTCGCCGCCACGTCCCTGGCGCCCGGCCTCCTCACGGCCCTCCCGGCGCACGCCCTGGCCGCCGTTCCGAGCAAGGCCCTCGCCGCCGCGTGCGCGGGCCCGTACCTGGCCGTGGCGGCGCCGTACGACACCGTGGACGGCCAGGCGCGGGCCGGCACGGTCACGCTCTACCGGGGCGGGAAGAAGGCCGCGGTGCTCGCGCAGGGCACGGCCGGGCTCGGCGACGCGCCCGAGCGCGGCGACGCCTTCGGCGCGGCGGTGGCCTCCGGCGACTTCGACGGCGACGGGTGCGCGGACCTGGCGATCGGCGCCTCGGAGGAGTTCGCGGGCACGCCGGTCCCCGACGGCGCCGACGGCAACGGCGTCGTCCACCTGCTGCGCGGCACCGCCCGCGGCCTCGTCGCCGACGGCACGCTCGACGTGACCCGCCTCGGCCGCTCCCGCGACACCGACCGCTTCGGCGCGGCGCTGACCGCGGCCGACCTGGACGGCGACGGCGACGACGAGCTGATCGTCGGCGTCCCTGGCCTGGAGGAGGGCGGCGGCGTCGGCCTGTTCGGCCTCGGCGGGCGCCCGGTGCGGGGGAAGGGCACGCTGCTGACCGAGGCGACGCCGTGGATCGCCCAGGAGCACACCGAGACCGACCTGTTCGGCGCGGCGGTCGCGGCCGGCGACTTCGACGGGGACGGCAGGGCGGAGCTGGCCATCGGCGCGCCCGGCGCCAACGTGGGCACGACCTCCGGCGTCGGCGCGGTCACGATCGCCGACCCGCGCCGCAGGCAGGCGGGCGTCTACACCCAGAACAGCCCCGGCATGCCGGGAGAGGCCGAGAAGTGGGACAACCTGGGGGCGGCGCTGGCCTCCGGCGACTTCGACGCGGACGGTCGCGACGACCTGGCCATCGGCGTGCCCGGCGAGGGCCTGGACGCCTACCAGGACGGCCCGATGTACGGCAACGGCGCGGTACACGTCCTGTACGGGACGGCGGACGGGCTCACCGCGGCCGGTAGCGAGTTCTGGTCGCGCAAGACCAAGGGCATCAGCGGCAAGAGCCTCAGCACCGACAGGCTCGGCTCCGCGCTCGCGGCCGGGGACCTCAACGGGGACGGCGACGCCGAGCTCGCCGTGGGCCTGCCGGGCGCGGGCGAGGTGCTCGTGCTGGCGGGCACCCGTACCGGCGGCCTCACCGCCGACCACCACGTGGTGGTCGGCGGCCGGGACCGGCGGCCGGGGGACCTGTTCGGGTCGTCGGTCGCCATCACCGGCTCCGGCCTGGTCGTGGGCGCCCCCGGCGCGGGCAGGGTCACCGTGATCCCCACCCGGGTCAGGAAGGGCTCCTACACGGGCCTGCGCACCTCGGACGCCCGCGCCCTGACCGGCGCCGCCGGCGGCCTGTTCGGCTTCGCGGTGTCTTCCTGA
- a CDS encoding ATP-binding protein produces MRAEQPVTKALHRTGVTAQERPSHGGLRDPRGSTRLTVLVTRLSPGSASRVARLVVRGALTWAGVAEDAIGDAEIIVAELAANSERHAGQPYELRVHQVDGVPIWCEMVDGGELGEVPAILRRLSTAPATGPMFAESGRGLLLAHRLSHGRCYAYPTTLSCGGGPAKAVAFRLPAPACVRDRGAQEDTAKPNRPPAAPVRARASEVRRPV; encoded by the coding sequence ATGCGCGCCGAGCAGCCCGTCACCAAGGCTCTCCATCGCACCGGGGTCACGGCGCAGGAGCGGCCCTCCCACGGCGGCCTGCGAGATCCCCGGGGCTCCACACGGCTGACCGTGCTGGTCACCCGCCTGTCCCCCGGTTCGGCGTCCCGCGTCGCCCGCCTGGTCGTGCGCGGCGCGCTGACGTGGGCGGGGGTGGCCGAGGACGCGATCGGCGACGCCGAGATCATCGTGGCCGAGCTGGCCGCCAACTCCGAGCGGCACGCCGGCCAGCCCTACGAGCTGCGCGTCCACCAGGTGGACGGCGTCCCCATCTGGTGCGAGATGGTGGACGGCGGCGAGCTCGGCGAGGTCCCCGCCATCCTGCGCCGCCTGAGCACCGCGCCGGCGACGGGCCCCATGTTCGCCGAGAGCGGGCGCGGGCTGCTGCTGGCCCACCGGCTCTCGCACGGCCGCTGCTACGCCTATCCGACCACGCTGTCCTGCGGCGGCGGGCCCGCCAAGGCCGTCGCCTTCCGCCTCCCCGCGCCCGCCTGCGTCCGCGACCGCGGCGCTCAGGAAGACACCGCGAAGCCGAACAGGCCGCCGGCGGCGCCGGTCAGGGCGCGGGCGTCCGAGGTGCGCAGGCCCGTGTAG
- a CDS encoding helix-turn-helix domain-containing protein — MNVTHASEQTISFTVWERPQMRQALSSRDIATVYLLLQRIGVSQRRIAALTGQSQSEISEIMNGRQVMAYDVLARIADGLGIPRGYMGLAYDDSAMPALAPALPEDDADEDEKARRLLAHAAQVAIGASAADLDDWSLPVTRVDTPVPCRIGDTEVDQVESITKALRHLDYRYGGGICRDSIVAQLSWSQRLLGASCSQDVGLRLHRALADQHNLAGWTSFDVGLHVHARRHLARALEQAKHAGDASLAANALYRLGRVFLHIGRVEDALRFFQLGQICAQDASCELTVAMLCANEAWAYGLLGDRRLALKSMERARDEFMRADPLRAPAWVRFFGQADLKAAEGMTYSALSYHYPGQLEKAADCLSGSVRQRGDTYVRSKVFELIALATAQLLLRDVENGVDNGNEAVTLVTQIRSVRTVDRLKPLQAAVKELPRDPEVRELGRRIADVRAL, encoded by the coding sequence ATGAACGTCACTCATGCGAGCGAGCAGACCATCAGCTTCACCGTCTGGGAAAGACCGCAAATGCGGCAGGCCCTCTCGTCCCGTGACATCGCAACCGTCTATCTCCTCCTGCAGCGCATCGGCGTCTCCCAGCGCCGCATCGCCGCGCTCACCGGCCAGTCACAGTCCGAGATCTCCGAGATCATGAACGGGCGTCAGGTCATGGCCTACGACGTGCTCGCGCGCATCGCGGACGGCCTCGGCATCCCGCGCGGGTACATGGGCCTGGCCTACGACGACTCCGCCATGCCCGCGCTCGCGCCGGCCCTCCCCGAGGACGACGCCGACGAGGACGAGAAGGCGCGCCGCCTGCTGGCGCACGCCGCCCAGGTCGCCATCGGGGCGAGCGCGGCCGATCTGGACGACTGGAGCCTGCCGGTGACCCGCGTCGACACCCCGGTCCCGTGCAGGATCGGCGACACCGAGGTCGACCAGGTCGAGTCGATCACCAAGGCCCTGCGCCACCTCGACTACCGCTACGGCGGCGGCATCTGCCGGGACTCGATCGTGGCGCAGCTGTCCTGGTCGCAGCGCCTGCTCGGCGCCTCCTGCTCGCAGGACGTCGGCCTGCGCCTGCACCGGGCGCTGGCCGACCAGCACAACCTCGCCGGGTGGACGTCCTTCGACGTCGGCCTGCACGTCCACGCCCGCCGGCACCTGGCGCGCGCGCTGGAACAGGCCAAGCACGCGGGCGACGCCTCCCTCGCGGCCAACGCCCTGTACCGGTTGGGCCGGGTCTTCCTGCACATCGGCCGCGTCGAGGACGCCCTGCGGTTCTTCCAGCTCGGCCAGATCTGCGCCCAGGACGCGAGCTGCGAGCTCACCGTCGCCATGCTGTGCGCCAACGAGGCGTGGGCCTACGGGCTGCTCGGCGACCGCAGGCTGGCGCTGAAGTCGATGGAGCGGGCCCGGGACGAGTTCATGCGCGCCGATCCCCTGAGGGCTCCCGCATGGGTGAGGTTCTTCGGCCAGGCCGACCTCAAGGCCGCCGAGGGCATGACCTATTCCGCGCTGTCGTACCACTATCCCGGGCAGCTGGAGAAGGCGGCCGACTGCCTGTCGGGCAGCGTGCGCCAGCGGGGCGACACCTACGTGCGCAGCAAGGTGTTCGAGCTCATCGCGCTGGCGACCGCCCAGCTCCTGCTCCGCGACGTCGAGAACGGCGTGGACAACGGCAACGAGGCCGTCACGCTGGTCACCCAGATCAGGTCGGTCAGGACGGTCGACCGGCTCAAGCCGCTGCAGGCCGCGGTGAAGGAGCTGCCGCGCGACCCCGAGGTGCGGGAGCTGGGCCGGCGGATCGCCGACGTGCGCGCCCTATGA
- a CDS encoding phosphotransferase enzyme family protein, producing the protein MSLTTVDPSGGLTRDNLRSLLAAVCAGTGLDPAHAELIKFTNNAVFRLVADPVVVRIAGSTATRERVETVVRVARWLERHRFPAVRLLAGVEQPIRLDGQVITLWERVQDVGPRPDGAQLAGLLRRLHRLPPPPGGLPPWSPMDEVRRRLAEPEELSAEDHAFLLRECDEVEASLAGLRFVLPPGVIHGDAFLGNLIAGRRGPVLCDFDGTSVGPREWDLTPVAVGRLRLDYPGDDHAPLARRYGLDVMHWEGFPVLRRLRELKLVTSVLPILRSNPAVRAQWEHRMRTYKAGDLTTRWQPYR; encoded by the coding sequence ATGAGCCTCACCACGGTCGACCCCTCGGGGGGCCTCACCCGCGACAACCTCCGTTCGCTGCTGGCCGCCGTCTGCGCCGGGACCGGCCTGGACCCGGCGCACGCCGAGCTGATCAAGTTCACCAACAACGCCGTCTTCCGGCTCGTCGCGGACCCGGTCGTCGTCCGCATCGCCGGGTCCACCGCCACGCGCGAGCGCGTGGAGACGGTGGTGCGGGTCGCGCGCTGGCTGGAGCGCCACCGCTTTCCCGCGGTGCGGCTGCTGGCGGGCGTCGAGCAGCCCATCCGGCTGGACGGCCAGGTGATCACGCTGTGGGAGCGGGTGCAGGACGTCGGGCCGCGCCCGGACGGCGCCCAGCTCGCGGGGCTGCTGCGCCGGCTGCACCGCCTGCCCCCTCCGCCCGGCGGGCTGCCGCCCTGGTCGCCGATGGACGAGGTGCGCAGGCGGCTGGCGGAGCCGGAGGAGCTGTCGGCGGAGGACCACGCCTTCCTGCTGCGCGAGTGCGACGAGGTGGAGGCGTCGCTGGCCGGGCTGCGGTTCGTGCTGCCGCCCGGCGTCATCCACGGCGACGCGTTCCTCGGCAACCTCATCGCCGGGCGGCGCGGCCCCGTGCTGTGCGACTTCGACGGCACGAGCGTCGGCCCCCGCGAGTGGGACCTGACGCCGGTCGCGGTGGGCCGCCTGCGCCTGGACTACCCGGGCGACGACCACGCCCCGCTGGCCAGGCGCTACGGCCTCGACGTGATGCACTGGGAGGGCTTTCCCGTGCTGCGCCGCCTGCGGGAGCTGAAGCTCGTCACCAGCGTGCTGCCCATCCTGCGCAGCAACCCGGCCGTGCGCGCCCAGTGGGAGCACCGCATGCGCACCTACAAGGCCGGCGACCTGACCACCAGGTGGCAGCCGTACCGGTGA
- a CDS encoding cytochrome P450 — MTTAVETGIDLADLAFWRRPPHERERDFARLRALPHPVFFPERRVPLLRSGAGFHALVRHADVVEASRNAKVFSSEPAVTNPEPPGWVKHVFGDSMVNLDDPRHARLRRIVSRAFSPKMLARLDSGIAEAAARIVDDVAAQGPRDFVAQVAARLPITVICDMMGIPGDIRAKVHAHVDASTAYTGVRMSLARTAAMAGRNMAALFALQRLVIRLGRAREREPGDDLVSALVTANVDGERLTPRELGSFFTLLLVAGNETARNTMAHGLKLLTDNPGERERLAGDFEGHIGGFIEETVRYVSPIMQFRRTVTEPYELRGVRLSPGDKVVLFYGSANRDEEVFPDAGRFDITRKPNPHVGFGGPGPHFCLGANLARQEIKIMYRELFTRLPGIRTVGDPDLLLSNFDNSVRSQDFTF; from the coding sequence GTGACGACGGCGGTGGAGACGGGCATCGATCTGGCGGACCTGGCGTTCTGGCGCAGGCCCCCGCACGAGCGCGAGCGCGACTTCGCGCGGCTGCGCGCGCTCCCGCACCCGGTGTTCTTCCCCGAGCGCCGGGTGCCGCTGCTGCGCTCGGGCGCCGGTTTCCACGCGCTCGTGCGGCACGCCGACGTCGTGGAGGCCAGCCGCAACGCCAAGGTGTTCTCCAGCGAGCCCGCCGTCACCAACCCCGAGCCGCCGGGCTGGGTGAAGCACGTCTTCGGCGACTCGATGGTCAACCTCGACGACCCCCGGCACGCCCGCCTGCGCAGGATCGTCTCGCGGGCGTTCTCCCCCAAGATGCTCGCCCGGCTGGACTCGGGCATCGCCGAGGCCGCCGCGCGCATCGTCGACGACGTGGCGGCGCAGGGGCCGCGCGACTTCGTCGCCCAGGTCGCCGCCCGGCTTCCCATCACCGTCATCTGCGACATGATGGGCATCCCCGGCGACATCCGGGCCAAGGTGCACGCGCACGTGGACGCCTCCACCGCCTACACCGGGGTGCGCATGAGCCTGGCCCGCACGGCCGCGATGGCCGGGCGCAACATGGCCGCCCTGTTCGCCCTGCAGCGGCTGGTGATCCGGCTCGGACGGGCGCGCGAGCGCGAACCCGGGGACGATCTCGTCTCGGCCCTGGTGACCGCCAACGTCGACGGCGAGCGGCTGACCCCGCGCGAGCTCGGGTCGTTCTTCACGCTGCTGCTGGTCGCGGGCAACGAGACGGCGCGCAACACGATGGCCCACGGCCTCAAGCTGCTCACCGACAACCCGGGCGAGCGCGAGCGCCTCGCCGGCGACTTCGAGGGGCACATCGGCGGCTTCATCGAGGAGACCGTCCGGTACGTCTCGCCCATCATGCAGTTCCGCCGCACGGTCACCGAGCCGTACGAGCTGCGCGGGGTGCGCCTGTCGCCCGGCGACAAGGTCGTGCTGTTCTACGGCTCGGCCAACCGCGACGAAGAGGTCTTCCCCGACGCCGGGCGCTTCGACATCACGCGCAAGCCGAACCCGCACGTCGGGTTCGGCGGCCCCGGCCCGCACTTCTGCCTGGGCGCCAACCTGGCCCGCCAGGAGATCAAGATCATGTACCGCGAGCTGTTCACCCGCCTGCCCGGGATCAGGACGGTCGGCGACCCTGACCTGCTGCTCTCCAACTTCGACAACAGCGTCCGCTCACAAGACTTCACGTTCTGA